A region of Desulforamulus hydrothermalis Lam5 = DSM 18033 DNA encodes the following proteins:
- a CDS encoding PD40 domain-containing protein — MRKLLIFFIIAVLLAGSLSACGFIVNKEPYMTLKDIDFTAKGIYLTGYHQDLLLSPDGRKIACSGYYYNNDNNNVSSRLVLADLSSGETTAFNNADKVLAWLPDSHTLVYQYEGTLYLLNTGTGKKTEIAQDSWFASVSPDGRQLAYAKLGDGLFIYDIETGQSKRLTKNNEDRYPVWYPDGKHLFYFCDLGKQLGDGAGYLQGMAKISVATGQIERITEAEGKFRQAQWLIPGRALHIISGWDDGYSHAILNLERQKYVELGENIIGDAFFVTVDTGKGQLIKSYRGQVEIYDELGDKIKSYCLPETHQTNFNYTVSPRGDKLAFVQGDFGRFGDSQINGNQVKISDYDGQNVHTLTPEYKYNDSIVWHPDGQNIIALQMDQEKILGIKILAVP; from the coding sequence ATGCGCAAGTTATTAATTTTTTTTATTATTGCAGTACTTTTGGCGGGAAGTTTAAGTGCTTGCGGCTTCATTGTTAACAAAGAACCTTACATGACTTTAAAAGACATTGATTTCACCGCCAAAGGCATCTACCTGACCGGCTATCACCAAGATTTGTTGCTTTCTCCGGACGGGCGGAAAATTGCCTGCAGCGGATATTATTACAATAATGATAACAATAATGTCAGTAGCCGTCTGGTGCTGGCTGATTTAAGCTCCGGTGAAACAACTGCCTTTAATAATGCCGATAAAGTTCTGGCCTGGCTGCCCGACAGCCACACCCTGGTTTATCAATATGAAGGCACCTTGTATTTACTTAACACCGGAACCGGTAAAAAAACGGAGATTGCCCAGGACAGTTGGTTTGCTTCCGTCAGCCCGGACGGTCGGCAGCTGGCTTATGCCAAACTTGGTGACGGTCTGTTTATATACGATATAGAAACAGGACAGTCTAAGCGACTGACTAAGAACAATGAAGACCGGTACCCCGTCTGGTATCCTGACGGTAAGCACCTGTTTTATTTTTGTGATCTGGGCAAACAACTGGGAGACGGCGCCGGCTACCTGCAAGGCATGGCCAAAATTTCTGTGGCAACCGGCCAAATTGAAAGAATTACCGAGGCAGAAGGTAAATTCCGGCAAGCCCAGTGGCTTATACCAGGCCGGGCCCTGCACATCATAAGTGGTTGGGACGACGGATATAGTCATGCCATACTAAATCTTGAGCGGCAAAAATATGTTGAACTGGGCGAAAATATTATCGGTGATGCTTTCTTTGTGACGGTTGACACCGGCAAGGGACAACTTATTAAGAGTTACCGGGGACAAGTAGAAATATACGATGAGCTTGGCGACAAAATAAAATCTTATTGTCTGCCGGAAACTCACCAAACAAATTTTAATTACACCGTATCCCCCCGGGGCGATAAACTAGCCTTTGTTCAGGGAGATTTCGGCCGTTTTGGGGATAGCCAAATAAACGGCAACCAGGTGAAAATCTCTGATTATGACGGCCAAAATGTTCATACATTAACGCCGGAATATAAATATAACGACAGTATTGTCTGGCACCCTGACGGCCAAAACATTATTGCCCTACAAATGGATCAGGAAAAAATATTAGGCATTAAAATACTGGCCGTACCGTAA